One Sulfolobus sp. S-194 DNA segment encodes these proteins:
- a CDS encoding YHS domain-containing protein encodes MTETEGIGSLGQTKGEVKEALSNVADMLMKQYKNTVEFAVKMREKGPAYREAGEYLIAKGFWLSVRLIGALTGVSMDYLTPLDARVMSYKEFMTEWVGAQFRRLLEDYGINLPWYWKWFELELDYWHHDFIIGLYTWRRTLNVAFRGPTPDERKWLNEKYPNWEKFFGRVWDLYVKKIIDGQIPLPLTAVHLCNVCQVPIQAPTNGKYLRIYLREYKGKIYTLDSPACVWIFEQEPERYAGRRTYTQRVLEGMIQFTEEAYKNPKRLLEEVIWNMGQTEDGEAGLDPTDGAYALLYKEKDPDFFNRIKKYTEG; translated from the coding sequence ATGACTGAAACAGAGGGGATAGGTAGTTTAGGTCAAACAAAAGGGGAAGTGAAAGAAGCATTGTCAAATGTTGCTGATATGTTAATGAAACAATATAAAAATACAGTAGAATTCGCCGTAAAAATGAGAGAAAAAGGACCTGCATATAGAGAGGCTGGCGAATATTTAATAGCAAAGGGATTTTGGCTTTCTGTAAGATTAATAGGAGCTTTAACTGGTGTATCCATGGATTATCTTACACCACTAGATGCCAGAGTAATGTCGTATAAGGAATTTATGACAGAATGGGTTGGAGCACAGTTCAGAAGACTACTAGAAGATTATGGAATAAATCTACCGTGGTACTGGAAATGGTTTGAGTTAGAATTAGACTACTGGCATCACGACTTTATTATTGGTTTATATACGTGGAGGAGAACTCTAAATGTTGCATTTAGAGGACCCACACCAGATGAAAGAAAATGGTTAAATGAAAAATACCCTAATTGGGAGAAATTCTTCGGCAGAGTTTGGGATTTATATGTAAAGAAAATTATTGATGGTCAAATTCCATTACCATTGACAGCTGTTCACCTATGTAATGTTTGTCAGGTACCTATACAAGCACCCACTAATGGAAAATATTTGAGGATATATCTAAGAGAGTATAAGGGTAAAATATATACACTTGATAGCCCTGCTTGTGTATGGATTTTTGAACAAGAGCCGGAAAGGTATGCTGGAAGAAGGACCTACACTCAGAGAGTTTTAGAAGGCATGATACAGTTTACAGAGGAAGCTTATAAAAATCCTAAAAGGTTATTAGAGGAGGTAATATGGAATATGGGACAAACTGAAGATGGTGAAGCTGGTTTAGATCCTACAGATGGTGCCTATGCCTTGTTGTATAAGGAAAAAGATCCTGATTTCTTTAACAGAATAAAGAAGTACACTGAAGGATGA
- a CDS encoding toluene hydroxylase, whose product MKPVPTEARLPSRDEYYNLANRLEWTPKYVSEEELFPVDMTGVPNLPIDVWAELYDAPYKVTYREYVKNQRDKDQRVFAIREAGVRTELVKKLDKTYHQGSFCFHITAVPIPEYTAAIAEARMARFGKAGEWRNLATFGSMDEVRHAQVQILLSHDSISVSPKFAFAHKMFWVDGWLPIAARSFFDDTITATSAIEFALMTTFAFETGFTNLQFVAYAAMANKANDFVFSSTTQSIQTDESRHAQIGHPVLKSFVDVTKVAEEVKKKI is encoded by the coding sequence ATGAAGCCTGTTCCTACAGAAGCTAGGTTACCTAGTAGAGATGAATATTATAATCTAGCTAATAGATTAGAGTGGACTCCTAAATACGTAAGCGAAGAAGAACTATTTCCAGTAGACATGACTGGAGTACCAAATCTACCTATTGACGTTTGGGCAGAATTATATGATGCACCATATAAGGTAACTTATAGAGAATACGTAAAGAACCAAAGAGATAAAGATCAAAGAGTTTTCGCTATTAGAGAAGCTGGCGTAAGAACCGAATTAGTCAAAAAATTAGATAAGACCTATCATCAGGGATCCTTCTGCTTCCATATAACAGCAGTTCCGATACCAGAATATACAGCAGCTATAGCAGAGGCTAGAATGGCTAGATTTGGCAAAGCCGGTGAATGGAGGAATTTAGCTACTTTTGGCTCCATGGACGAAGTAAGACATGCACAAGTGCAAATACTATTATCACATGATAGTATATCAGTCAGTCCAAAGTTTGCATTTGCACATAAAATGTTTTGGGTTGATGGATGGTTACCAATAGCAGCTAGATCCTTCTTCGATGATACTATTACTGCAACTTCAGCGATAGAGTTTGCATTGATGACTACATTCGCTTTTGAAACGGGCTTCACTAATCTACAATTTGTAGCTTATGCTGCAATGGCAAACAAAGCTAATGATTTTGTATTTTCTTCGACAACGCAAAGCATACAGACTGATGAGTCAAGACATGCTCAAATAGGTCACCCAGTCTTAAAGAGCTTTGTAGATGTAACTAAAGTAGCTGAAGAAGTAAAGAAAAAGATATGA